AAAGCCATATTTGGCTAGCAAATAAATTTAAAAAGGTAAAGTTGTGTTTGAACAAATCAGTGAATCTTTTCGTTTGGCCGTTAGTAAAATCAGATTTGTTGATGATGAAAAAGCGTTAAAAAACGCTCTTGATGTGCTTAAAAAGGCTCTTTTAAAAGCCGACGTTCATCACAAAGTTACTAAAGATTTGCTGGCGCTGATTGAGGCTGATTTGAAACAAAGCAGTATAGGGCAAAAGCAGTTTTTAGACTCTATAAAATCAAATTTGACTAAAATTTTAACGGCTCCTGGAAATCAAGGATTTGTCTATGCACCTGTCGCCCCAACTGTGGTTTTGATGGCGGGACTTCAAGGTAGCGGTAAGACAACCACGACAGTAAAGCTTGCAAGCTATTTAAAGCTTAGAAAAAAGAAAGTTTTAGTGGCGGCCTGCGACCTTCAAAGACTTGCAGCCGTTGAGCAACTTCGCCAACTTTGCGAAGCTAATGAGATAGAGCTTTTTAGTATAGAAAACGAAACAAACCCGATAAAAGTAGCAAAAGCGGCACTTGAAAAGGCAAAAAGCGGACTTTATGACGTGCTTTTGGTTGATACCGCGGGACGTCTTGCGATAGATGAAGCTTTGATGAGCGAGATAAAAAGTATAAAAGCAGAGCTTAATCCGCATGAAATTTTCTATGTTGCCGATGCGATGAGCGGGCAGGACGGTATAAAATCCGCAGCGGGTTTTAATGACGCTTTGTCGATAACAGGCGTAGTGCTATCTAAATTTGACTCAGACAGCAAAGGTGGTGTTGCTATAGGAATAGCAAAGCAGCTAAATATACCGCTTAGATTCGTTGGAATTGGCGAAAAAACAGCTGATTTGGAGAGTTTTATACCTGATCGCATAGTAAGCAGGATTATGGGTGAGGGCGACTTGGCGACTTTGGCTGAAAAAACAAGCGCTATTATCGATGAAAAAGAGGCAAAAAGACTTAATAAAAAGATAAAAAAAGGACAGTTTAATTTTAACGACTTTTTGGAACAGATGGAAAGTGTTAAAAAGCTTGGAAATATG
This Campylobacter sp. RM16192 DNA region includes the following protein-coding sequences:
- the ffh gene encoding signal recognition particle protein gives rise to the protein MFEQISESFRLAVSKIRFVDDEKALKNALDVLKKALLKADVHHKVTKDLLALIEADLKQSSIGQKQFLDSIKSNLTKILTAPGNQGFVYAPVAPTVVLMAGLQGSGKTTTTVKLASYLKLRKKKVLVAACDLQRLAAVEQLRQLCEANEIELFSIENETNPIKVAKAALEKAKSGLYDVLLVDTAGRLAIDEALMSEIKSIKAELNPHEIFYVADAMSGQDGIKSAAGFNDALSITGVVLSKFDSDSKGGVAIGIAKQLNIPLRFVGIGEKTADLESFIPDRIVSRIMGEGDLATLAEKTSAIIDEKEAKRLNKKIKKGQFNFNDFLEQMESVKKLGNMKSLIGMIPGLSGVANQIKDIDLDNSKEIIHIRAMINSMTLKERENPDLLNNSRKRRLAQGAGLSQVEVNRFLKQFTNASKIAKKFSGKDGMRGLGNLLSQAKINRPS